The stretch of DNA AAAGCCAGTCGCGAATATTGCCACCGTCACCATAAACCGGCAGCGGAATTCCCGCCAGGGCATTGCGAATCATCAAAGGTATCAATTTCTCCGGAAATTGATATGGACCATAATTATTTGAGCAATTGGTGGTGACGGCATCAATGCCGTAAGTCTTGTGATAAGCCCGCACCAGGTGGTCGCTGGCCGCTTTTGACGCCGAGTACGGGGAGTTGGGATTGTACGGTGTCGCCTCCGTGAAATACCCCTGCTCCTCCAGCGAACCGTAAACTTCATCGGTAGATACATGGTGGAACCGTATCGACATTCCTGCCGCCGCTCTTTCCCGAACCAGTTCCAGGAGATTGAATGTGCCTATCACATTTGTTTGGATAAAAGCGGCCGGTCCGGTGATGGAGCGGTCAACATGTGACTCCGCCGCCAGATGAATTATCCCGTCAATCTGGTATCGCTCAAAGGAGCGCTTAAGACTTTCAAAATCGCAGATATCGACCTTTTCAAAGCGATAATTGGGCAGATTCTCAATCGCCTTCAGATTAGTGAGATTGCCCGCATAAGTGAGGCAGTCCAGATTTACAAACTGGTATTGAGGGTACCGGGGCGCCAAATAGAGAAGCAGATTGCTCCCGATA from Candidatus Zixiibacteriota bacterium encodes:
- the rfbB gene encoding dTDP-glucose 4,6-dehydratase, coding for MGSNLLLYLAPRYPQYQFVNLDCLTYAGNLTNLKAIENLPNYRFEKVDICDFESLKRSFERYQIDGIIHLAAESHVDRSITGPAAFIQTNVIGTFNLLELVRERAAAGMSIRFHHVSTDEVYGSLEEQGYFTEATPYNPNSPYSASKAASDHLVRAYHKTYGIDAVTTNCSNNYGPYQFPEKLIPLMIRNALAGIPLPVYGDGGNIRDWLYVEDHCRAIDLVFHKGKAGLTYNIGGLNEVRNIDLVHLICRILDSLVGGEPKERLITFVKDRPGHDRRYAIDASFIQKQLGWKPQYSFEDGIRKTVQWYLDNEQWLNDCVSGDYLQYYQKMYQNR